A part of Periophthalmus magnuspinnatus isolate fPerMag1 chromosome 19, fPerMag1.2.pri, whole genome shotgun sequence genomic DNA contains:
- the LOC117387022 gene encoding L-seryl-tRNA(Sec) kinase-like, with the protein MASVLDSQICLVVLCGLPAVGKSTLARELRKAAAGLGWRIAAVSYDELIPEEAFLTRRVEEEAGHTEWKQHRQAVLKSIEHFLDSPSTDQSDLPDFCGIINKGSWERCVRDLLQPSPKPAPVIFLLDDNFYYPSMRYEVYQLARKHSLGFCQLFLHCDLETCIRRNRRRAEPVPSEVMEEMERRLQPPNAQRNTWETNSIRINTNDRLNAKDIREALDLVSFALKNPLSPMDDDAEQKEADRVKCANSVMHQTDQACRKLISAAMTTARDHQIPSTSMRSLASELNELKSKFLQNLKTRLLLDSSFIESESVNVERAVTEAAEAFDKDKNEVLFRKIQESSQVRQ; encoded by the exons ATGGCCTCAGTGCTTGACTCGCAGATTTGCCTGGTTGTCCTGTGCGGTTTGCCGGCTGTTGGTAAGTCCACACTGGCCAGGGAGCTCCGAAAAGCCGCGGCGGGGCTCGGCTGGAGGATAGCGGCGGTGAGCTACGACGAGCTCATCCCGGAGGAAGCGTTTCTCACCCGGCGTGTGGAAGAGGAGGCGGGG CACACAGAGTGGAAGCAGCATCGTCAGGCCGTGTTAAAAAGTATTGAACACTTCCTGGACAGTCCGagcactgaccaatcagatctCCCGGATTTTTGTGGCATTATAAACAAAGGATCATGGGAAAGATGTGTCCGGGACCTTCTCCAACCTTCACCCAAACCTGCTCCTGTGATTTTTCTACTGGACGACAACTTCTACTACCCCAGCATGAGATACGAGGTCTACCAACTGGCGAGGAAAC actCGTTGGGCTTCTGTCAGCTCTTTCTTCACTGTGACTTGGAGACCTGTATCCGTAGAAACCGGAGGAGGGCGGAGCCTGTTCCCTCTGAGGtcatggaggagatggagagacgtCTGCAGCCTCCGAACGCCCAGAGAAACACGTGGGAGACGAACAGCATCAGAATCAACACAAACGACAGGCTTAACGCGAAAGACAT ACGGGAGGCGCTGGATCTGGTCTCGTTTGCTCTGAAAAATCCTCTGAGCCCCATGGACGACGACGCTGAACAAAAG GAGGCTGACAGAGTGAAATGTGCCAACAGTGTGATGCACCAGACTGATCAGGCCTGCAGGAAACTCATCTCTGCTGCCATGACGACGGCCAGAG ATCACCAAATCCCGTCCACCTCCATGAGATCTTTAGCGTCTGAACTGAACgaacttaaatcaaaatttCTTCAGAATTTAAAAACTCGACTTCTTCTGGACTCTTCTTTCATCGAGTCGGAGAGCGTGAACGTGGAGAGAGCGGTGACGGAGGCGGCGGAGGCTTttgacaaagacaaaaatgaggtTTTGTTTAGAAAAATACAAGAATCCAGCCAAGTTAGACAATGA
- the LOC117387017 gene encoding zinc finger protein Pegasus-like: MEGIKTESVDFVKEFQEYLSQQTQHVNMISGSVCGEKEPAGEQHYQSHIHESQAAAHSPVEPSPPDMSLSLGEAPEVQMEGLERTSDGKYKCSYCSYSNKGMARLVEHIRIHTGEKPHRCQLCPFASAYERHLEAHMRSHTGEKPYKCDQCSFRCSDRSNLSHHRRRRHKLLPSRVPRLQQFNNKRIHSVLQKRQNSLGYARRLVLNYNPAQMLMQKTDYLNEFPHRQHDFRNIPNLDENRACLPFTNPLDQLSTLAGQLSDPTPDSSENLNEEKPIIIQQITSQAKCVSSAQTSSSPTSQNCSPTPGLSFEHNVNGSSQANSPTRATLDEETQQKCVYCDIQFADNILYTIHMGCHRFDQPFQCNVCGHLCKDKYDFACHFARGQHKKRAND, encoded by the exons ATGGAGGGGATAAAGACGGAATCGGTGGATTTTGTGAAGGAGTTTCAGGAGTATTTGAGCCAGCAGACCCAGCACGTCAACATGATCTCAGGCTCAGTGTGTGGAGAGAAGGAGCCAGCGGGAGAACAACACTATCAGAGTCATATACACG AGTCCCAGGCTGCAGCCCACAGCCCGGTGGAGCCCTCTCCCCCAGACATGAGCCTGTCTCTGGGGGAGGCTCCCGAGGTGCAGATGGAGGGACTGGAGAGAACCAGCGACGGGAAATACAAGTGCAGCTACTGCAGCTACAGCAACAAGGGCATGGCTCGCCTCGTAGAGCACATACGCATTCACACGG GAGAGAAGCCTCACCGGTGCCAGCTGTGCCCGTTCGCCTCTGCGTACGAGCGCCACCTGGAGGCCCACATGCGCTCGCACACCGGAGAGAAGCCGTACAAATGCGACCAGTGCTCCTTCCGCTGCAGCGATCGCAGTAACCTGTCCCACCACCGGAGGCGCCGTCACAAGCTGCTCCCCTCCCGAGTGCCGCGCCTCCAGCAGTTCAACAACAAACGAATCCACAGCGTGTTACAGAAGAGGCAAAACTCTCTGGGATACGCGCGGAGACTGGTTTTAAACTACAACCCGGCCCAAATGCTCATGCAGAAAACGGATTATCTCAACGAATTTCCACACAGACAGCACGATTTCCGAAATATCCCGAATTTGGATGAAAACCGAGCTTGTTTACCTTTCACAAATCCTCTAGACCAGCTTTCTACGTTGGCGGGTCAACTCTCCGATCCGACGCCAGATTCCAGCGAAAATTTAAACGAAGAGAAGCCAATTATCATCCAACAGATCACGAGTCAAGCCAAGTGCGTGAGCAGCGCCCAGACGTCGTCCAGTCCGACGTCGCAGAACTGCAGCCCCACTCCGGGCCTGAGCTTCGAACACAACGTGAACGGCAGCAGTCAGGCCAACTCGCCGACGCGGGCCACTTTAGACGAAGAAACCCAACAGAAATGCGTCTACTGCGACATCCAGTTCGCAGATAATATTTTGTACACGATTCACATGGGCTGCCACCGGTTCGATCAGCCGTTTCAGTGCAACGTGTGCGGACATCTGTGCAAAGACAAGTACGATTTCGCTTGTCACTTCGCTCGCGGGCAGCATAAGAAGCGAGCGAACGACTGA